In Lodderomyces elongisporus chromosome 1, complete sequence, the DNA window AATATTTTGTTGtactctttctttcctttgtttttcttttttttttttgcttttttgcttttttgctttggaCTTTCTCCTTTGATACTtctaaaaaagaaaagaaagaaaataattttATGACAAATTTTTGAATCCAAATTGTTTCTGGCACCAGTTACTACCGTGTTCAAAGTACTCCTTTTTCGAAACACTGATGTTCTTGATAACGTCCTCGTTTACCAAGTTAACTCCGCCATACCAACTCATTTCGTCTTGTGGAATactgttttgattttcatGGACTGCAACAGTCCATGTCAGGGGTAGTTCTTTAGTTAACTCCGACTGCAATcttgttttgaaatttggGAGATTTGTTGTGCCACCAACAAGGCAGATATTAGCCAGTAACAATGGTCTTGTGATTTCAGGGCACGACATGATACTGGAGACAATAAGGTCCGTCAATGTCTTGATAGGTGCATTTTGTAGAACACTGGTTGATGCAGTAGTGCCATGGAGATCAAACATGATTTCGGGGTGGTAAAATGTTTCTGGGATTGTGAATCTCTCGTCCTGTAGTGTCAATACTTGTGAATCTTCACTCGGCTTGGGGGTACcttcaccaacaacataaccagtggtggtggttttgAAGTCTGGAAGAACAAATTGACAACcgttttgtaattttttcttcaagttATCATTGTAGTCTTTGGCAATAAAACATGTTGATTCCTTGATTGTGTTTATAAGAATTGGATCGTCTGAGATGTCATAATGTCTATACGATATCATTTCTCTAAGCAATCCATTGAGCAAGTTGCCACCCACAGGTAATTTTCTAACACCTTCCCAGTATACTTTTTGGAATAGCATTGGCTGGATCCAAGTTGCATTGAAGCCAGCATCAACTACTAAAGTAAAATCCGGATCGACTACAGTTGTGTCAACACTAAAGGGTACAAGCGATGCAGAAGTACATCTGTAGTACTCCTTAAACCCATACTCTTCAAACACAATCTGGTCTGTGTTGGAAGATAATTGTGGTAGCTGGAACGGTAACTCTGTTAGTGTGAGATGTATGTTTGATGGGTCAATTTCGTGTTTCGGCAGGATCTGATCCATTGTATAGTCCCATATTGGTTTCTCCGTCTCCCATGAAGTTAGATGCCCTTGTTCAAACGGGCGTTTGATTTGAATCCCAGAATAGTTGTTTGAATGCATCCTGAAATCATTACCTATATGTACAAGTCCATCCTTGGTTCTAGTTATAGCATTATAGATCTTTTGTGGAGCCGAGTCCTCGCCTTGGTCAAAACCGGCTTTTATGTTATATGACCCATTATCAATGATAAGGTGCTGTTTACTCATCAGAGCTCAAAGGACTTGTACTTGAGGGTTGCAAACAGAtgttaaaaaagaaaaaaaaaaatacaaaaaaaatggcgTCCCCA includes these proteins:
- the ARP6 gene encoding Actin- protein 6 (BUSCO:EOG0926229Z), with the translated sequence MSKQHLIIDNGSYNIKAGFDQGEDSAPQKIYNAITRTKDGLVHIGNDFRMHSNNYSGIQIKRPFEQGHLTSWETEKPIWDYTMDQISPKHEIDPSNIHLTLTELPFQLPQLSSNTDQIVFEEYGFKEYYRCTSASLVPFSVDTTVVDPDFTLVVDAGFNATWIQPMLFQKVYWEGVRKLPVGGNLLNGLLREMISYRHYDISDDPILINTIKESTCFIAKDYNDNLKKKLQNGCQFVLPDFKTTTTGYVVGEGTPKPSEDSQVLTLQDERFTIPETFYHPEIMFDLHGTTASTSVLQNAPIKTLTDLIVSSIMSCPEITRPLLSANICLVGGTTNLPNFKTRLQSELTKELPSTWTVAVHENQNSIPQDEMSWYGGVNLVNEDVIKNISVSKKEYFEHGSNWCQKQFGFKNLS